The following is a genomic window from Terriglobia bacterium.
TTGTCGATCTGTTACAAGATCGCCGAAAACCACCTCGGATCCATCGAATTCGATACGGCCAGCGGTAAAGGCACGACATTTCGTGTATATCTGCCGGCACAGGCAAACAAAGAGGTAAGTGTTGGCTGAGGCTCCTCGAATCCTTGTCGTCGAAGACGATCCTAATCACGGAGCGATGTGCGCGCGTCTGCTGGAACGGAAGGGATACCAGGCCCGCGCCATCACGTCGGCTCGCGAAGCCTTGTCGGTTCTGGCACAGAATGGCGAAATCGATCTGGTTCTGGCCGACCTGCAGATGCCGGAGATGGACGGCATCGAGCTGCTCAGCGCCGTCAAAGGGAAGTATCCGCACATCGAATTCATCATGATGACGGGTTACGGCACCGTCAAAACCGCCG
Proteins encoded in this region:
- a CDS encoding response regulator translates to MAEAPRILVVEDDPNHGAMCARLLERKGYQARAITSAREALSVLAQNGEIDLVLADLQMPEMDGIELLSAVKGKYPHIEFIMMTGYGTVKTA